ACAGGGGTTAAACACAAAAAAGGAGTCAATTATGGTTTCTGAGAAGGCTACCCTCGTTAATCCTCAGGGTCTGCACATGCGTCCGGCTGGTCTGTTCGCCTCCACCATGGGCAAGTATGCCTGTGACGTGACGGTCGTCACCCCCGAGAAGGAGGTCAACGGCAAGTCCCCGATGGCTCTCATGGCTGCTGGTATCCCCTGCGGTACTGAGGTCGAGGTCAAGTGCGACGGCGCTGACGAGGCCGAGGCTCTGGCTGCTGCCATCGAGCTCATCAAGAGCGGTCTTGGCGAGTAGAACTCAAACGGGTCGCATGTTGAACAACTAAGTTCATATTTGGGGGCGCAGTGACCTGTTTAAAGGTAGCTGCGCTCTTTTGTCATGGATATGGCAAAACGCTTTATCACATGACACGGAGAGAGGAATGGGAATGTATCAGGGAGTCAACGCTTCCGAGGGCATCGGTATCGGCACCGTCATGGTCGCCGTCGATCCCGACTTGACGTTTGAGCCGCACGAGGTTGCTGATTCGGCAGCAGAGAAGGAGCGCTATCAGACCGCTCTTTCGGTCTTCTGCGAGAAGACCCAGGCTCAGGCCGACCACATGAAGGAGACGGTGGGCGAGGCCGAGGCCGAGATCATGAGCGGACACATTGTCCTGGCTCAGGATCCGGGCATGACCGACGCCATCAACGCCGCTATTGACGGCGGCACCTGCGCCGAGCAGGCGCTCATGGACACCTCGACCATGTTCGAGAACATGTTCCTGTCCATGGACGACGAGATGTTCCGTCTGCGCGCGGCCGACATCGCCGACATCCGCACCGGTATTCTGGCCGAGCTGCTGGGCAAGGAGGTCGTCGACCTCTCCGTCCTGCCCGAGAATACCGTCGTTGTCGTGCACGACCTCACGCCGTCCATGACCGCCACGATCGATAAGGCCCATGTTGCCGGCATCGTCACCGAGACCGGTGGCCGCACGTCACACTCCGCGATCATCGCGCGCGCCCTCGAGATCCCGGCCGTCCTTTCGGTTTCCAACAGCTGCACCGCACTGCGCAACGGCATGACCGTTGTCGTTGACGGTGGCAAGGGTATCGTTGAGGCCGATCCCGATGAGGAGACGCTCGCCGCCTACACTGCCAAGGCCGAGGCTTTCGCTGCCGAGAAGGCGGCTCTCGAGGCCTTCCGCGGCAAGCCGTCCGTGACTGCCGACGGCATCAAGAAGATCATTGCCTGCAACATCGGCAACCCCGATGACGTGCCCAACGCGCTCGATCACGACGCCGAGGCTATTGGCCTGTTCCGTTCCGAGTTCCTGTTCATGGACTCTGCTGAGCTTCCTTCCGAGGAGGAGCAGTTCAACGCCTACCGTAAGGTCGCCAGCGCGCTCAAGGGCGCTCCGGTCATCATCCGCACGCTCGATGTGGGTGGCGACAAGGAGATTCCGTACCTGCACATGGTCAAGGAAGAGAACCCCTTCATGGGCTTCCGCGCCGTGCGTTACTGCCTGGCCAACCCCGACCAGTACAAGGTCCAGCTCCGCGCCCTGCTGCGCGCTAGCGCCTTCGGTGACGTCAAGATCATGATCCCGCTCGTCACCTGTGTCGAGGAGGTCTTGGCTGTCAAGGAGCTTGTCGAGCAGTGCAAGGCCGAGCTGACCGAAGAGGGTCGCAAGTTCAACGAGAACATCGAGGTCGGCATCATGGTCGAGACGCCTGCCGCCTCGCTGCTCGCCGACCGCCTGGCCGAGGTCGCCGACTTCTTCTCCATCGGCACCAACGACCTGATCGGCTACACCATGTGCGCCGACCGTGGTAACGA
The DNA window shown above is from Collinsella aerofaciens and carries:
- a CDS encoding HPr family phosphocarrier protein, translated to MVSEKATLVNPQGLHMRPAGLFASTMGKYACDVTVVTPEKEVNGKSPMALMAAGIPCGTEVEVKCDGADEAEALAAAIELIKSGLGE
- the ptsP gene encoding phosphoenolpyruvate--protein phosphotransferase, with protein sequence MYQGVNASEGIGIGTVMVAVDPDLTFEPHEVADSAAEKERYQTALSVFCEKTQAQADHMKETVGEAEAEIMSGHIVLAQDPGMTDAINAAIDGGTCAEQALMDTSTMFENMFLSMDDEMFRLRAADIADIRTGILAELLGKEVVDLSVLPENTVVVVHDLTPSMTATIDKAHVAGIVTETGGRTSHSAIIARALEIPAVLSVSNSCTALRNGMTVVVDGGKGIVEADPDEETLAAYTAKAEAFAAEKAALEAFRGKPSVTADGIKKIIACNIGNPDDVPNALDHDAEAIGLFRSEFLFMDSAELPSEEEQFNAYRKVASALKGAPVIIRTLDVGGDKEIPYLHMVKEENPFMGFRAVRYCLANPDQYKVQLRALLRASAFGDVKIMIPLVTCVEEVLAVKELVEQCKAELTEEGRKFNENIEVGIMVETPAASLLADRLAEVADFFSIGTNDLIGYTMCADRGNDTISNLYQVYYPAVLRSLKNIIESGVKAGIMVGMCGEAAADPLLEPLLISWGLEEFSMSAPSILRARKTISQWTKAECDELAEKALACNTAAEVKALLESAAR